The following coding sequences lie in one Spinacia oleracea cultivar Varoflay chromosome 1, BTI_SOV_V1, whole genome shotgun sequence genomic window:
- the LOC110778509 gene encoding BES1/BZR1 homolog protein 2-like, with protein MDLSDQKVKIYISELRTTKGCNPPPMDMAGTSANISGCSYLQHSPQSLAYPSPIPSYNASHMPSFPSPSRYDSNPSNYLLPFLGNLASIATNLPPIRISNSALITPPLSSLTSRGSKRKVEWESLPNSNCFGSQQSAARNQDFAVYLRSKDLWSYSHPKDCSWY; from the exons ATGGATCTAAGTGACCAAAAAGTGAAAATCTACATCAGTGAATTGCGAACAACGAAG GGATGCAACCCACCTCCAATGGATATGGCAGGGACATCTGCGAACATTAGCGGGTGTTCTTACCTTCAGCATAGTCCACAATCATTAGCATACCCTAGCCCTATACCTTCCTATAATGCTAGCCATATGCCTTCCTTCCCTAGTCCTTCACGTTATGATTCAAACCCGTCAAATTATTTGCTTCCTTTCCTTGGCAATTTGGCTTCCATTGCTACTAATCTTCCACCAATTCGGATATCAAACAGTGCACTTATAACTCCCCCTTTATCTTCCCTGACTTCTAGGGGGTCGAAGCGTAAAGTTGAGTGGGAATCCCTGCCGAATTCAAATTGCTTTGGCTCTCAACAATCTGCTGCTCGTAACCAGGATTTTGCTGTCTACCTACGCTCTAAAGACTTGTGGAGCTACAGTCATCCGAAGGACTGTAGCTGGTATTAA